In the genome of Bradyrhizobium sp. CIAT3101, one region contains:
- a CDS encoding TIGR00645 family protein — translation MSTEPDTTTRPRPPSPRLGLLPMIIFGSRWLQLPLYLGLIVAQCVYIVLFLKELWHLSSHAFELTEQEIVMSVLALIDVVMISNLLVMIIVGGYETFVSRLDLQGHPDEPEWLGHVNASVLKIKLAMAIIGISSIALLRTFIEAGNLGSNRASLTENGVMWQVLIHITFVVSAIGIAFVDRFSNTAARKDAE, via the coding sequence ATGTCAACTGAACCAGACACCACGACCCGGCCCCGCCCGCCCTCGCCGCGGCTCGGCCTGTTGCCGATGATCATCTTCGGTTCGCGCTGGCTGCAGCTGCCGCTCTATCTCGGGCTGATCGTCGCACAATGCGTCTATATCGTGCTGTTCCTGAAGGAGCTCTGGCACCTCTCCTCGCATGCCTTCGAGCTCACCGAGCAGGAGATCGTGATGAGCGTGCTGGCGCTGATCGACGTCGTGATGATCTCCAACCTGCTGGTGATGATCATCGTCGGCGGCTACGAGACCTTTGTGTCGCGGCTCGACCTGCAGGGCCATCCCGACGAGCCGGAATGGCTCGGCCATGTCAACGCCAGCGTGCTCAAGATCAAGCTGGCGATGGCGATCATCGGCATCTCCTCGATCGCGCTGCTGCGCACCTTCATCGAGGCTGGCAATCTCGGCTCCAACCGCGCCAGTCTCACCGAGAACGGTGTGATGTGGCAGGTCCTGATCCACATCACCTTCGTGGTCTCGGCGATCGGCATCGCCTTCGTCGACAGGTTCAGCAACACGGCCGCGCGCAAGGACGCCGAGTGA
- a CDS encoding DUF3551 domain-containing protein: protein MRTTVLALLILLGSLPAAHAERDYPWCVVGDDLGWPGECMYETREQCMASASGRWDTTCDINPRVRFKQQAQPGTKKLQERR from the coding sequence ATGCGCACCACAGTCCTGGCCCTGTTGATCCTTCTGGGATCCCTTCCTGCTGCGCACGCAGAGCGTGATTATCCCTGGTGTGTCGTTGGCGACGATCTCGGCTGGCCCGGCGAGTGCATGTACGAGACCCGGGAGCAATGCATGGCTTCAGCATCCGGCCGATGGGACACGACTTGCGACATCAATCCGCGCGTGAGGTTCAAGCAGCAGGCCCAGCCCGGGACAAAGAAGTTGCAGGAGCGGCGCTGA
- a CDS encoding DUF1476 domain-containing protein, whose protein sequence is MTTFDKREQGFEAKFAHDEELMFKAAARSNKLLGLWAAGELGLSGDAAAAYATALVTDNLGNQTINETLRKVSSDLAAKGISREQVAQKCQECLHQALAQLEAASRQAGG, encoded by the coding sequence ATGACCACGTTCGACAAGCGCGAGCAGGGCTTCGAGGCGAAATTCGCCCACGACGAGGAGCTCATGTTCAAGGCCGCGGCCCGGTCCAACAAGCTGCTCGGGCTCTGGGCCGCGGGCGAGCTCGGGCTCAGCGGCGATGCCGCAGCCGCCTACGCGACGGCGCTGGTCACGGACAATCTGGGCAACCAGACCATCAACGAGACCCTGCGCAAGGTGTCGAGCGATCTCGCGGCAAAGGGGATTTCGCGGGAGCAGGTTGCGCAGAAGTGCCAGGAATGCCTGCACCAGGCCTTGGCGCAGCTCGAGGCCGCATCGCGCCAGGCTGGCGGATAG
- a CDS encoding phasin, with product MAEINVSVEGVRATMTDALDRVRKANSNYFELLEKALSSSPLPIASQAKEFCSVMQRNVNATFDLGDKLIHAKDVPDALKLQADFFQDQMRALTEQTRTMGESAMKAAGGLFGPKG from the coding sequence ATGGCTGAGATCAACGTATCCGTAGAAGGCGTGCGTGCGACAATGACCGACGCACTCGATCGCGTGCGCAAGGCCAACTCGAATTATTTCGAGCTGCTGGAGAAAGCCCTGAGCTCTTCACCGCTGCCGATTGCGAGCCAGGCGAAGGAGTTTTGCAGCGTCATGCAACGCAACGTCAACGCGACCTTCGATCTCGGCGACAAGCTGATCCATGCCAAGGATGTGCCGGACGCGCTCAAGCTCCAGGCCGACTTCTTCCAGGACCAGATGCGCGCGCTCACCGAGCAGACCCGGACCATGGGCGAGTCGGCGATGAAGGCCGCCGGCGGTCTGTTCGGTCCGAAGGGCTGA